From Penicillium psychrofluorescens genome assembly, chromosome: 6, one genomic window encodes:
- a CDS encoding uncharacterized protein (ID:PFLUO_009188-T1.cds;~source:funannotate), translating into MNALKLQKKFPQLDQGEIFSLQDAFNRLDVDDRGYLDESAVIKAAQQSERQPYDVVRQALKNVELDSSRRVELEDYIDLVSRLRTAPTPAAAAAASPAAVIQGSAAGAGAGARGHASKGSVGGRIHVQGSSANVTHTINEDERTEFTRHINAVLAGDPDIGNLLPFPTDTFEMFDKCKDGLVLAKLINDSVPDTIDERVLNKVGRKIKTLNAFHMTENNNIVINSAKGIGCSVVNIGSGDIIEVREHLILGLIWQVIRRGLLGKIDIKLHPELYRLLEEDETLEQFLRLPPEQILLRWFNYHLKNAKWERRVTNFSTDVKDGENYTVLLNQLAPDLCSRGPLQTRDLLQRAEQVLTNAEKLECRKFLTPTSLVAGNPKLNLAFVANLFNNHPGLEPITEEDKLEIEDFDAEGEREARVFTLWLNSLDVQPAVNSLFDDLRDGSVLLQAYDKVIPGSVNWRHVNKPPASGGEMMRFKAVENTNYAIELGKQNGFSLVGVQGADITDGQRTLTLGLVWQLMRRDITNTLSALAQRLGKREITDAEMIKWANEMSRSGGRTSAVRSFKDPSIGSGVFLLDVLNGMKSSYVDYDLVTPGKTDEEAYANAKLSISIARKMGATIWLVPEDICQVRSRLVTTFIGSLMATYEKM; encoded by the exons ATGAATGCCCTCAAGCTTCAGAA GAAGTTCCCCCAGCTCGACCAGGGCGAAATCTTTTCTCTGCAGGATGCTTTTAATCGgctggatgttgatgatcGGGGCTACCTGGACGAATCCGCCGTGATCAAGGCCGCCCAGCAATCCGAACGGCAGCCGTACGACGTCGTGCGCCAGGCGTTGAAGAATGTTGAACTCGATAGCTCCCGACGGGTGGAGCTTGAGGACTATATTGAC CTGGTATCGAGGCTTCGTACAGCACCGACTccggctgccgccgccgccgccagtcCCGCCGCGGTTATCCAAGGGTCCGCAGCGGGCGCGGGCGCGGGCGCTCGCGGCCACGCTTCCAAGGGCAGCGTGGGAGGCCGGATCCATGTTCAAGGCTCTTCGGCCAACGTCACGCACACGATCAACGAAGATGAACGAACCGAGTTTACAAGACACATCAATGCCGTTCTCGCCGGCGATCCAGATATCGGCAATCTCCTGCCTTTCCCTACGGACACCTTTGAGATGTTCGACAAGTGCAAGGATGGATTGGTGTTGGCGAAGCTGATCAACGACAGCGTGCCCGACACCATTGATGAGCGTGTCTTGAACAAGGTAGGGAGGAAGATCAAGACCTTGAACGCTTTCCACATGACagagaacaacaacatcgTTATCAACTCGGCCAAGGGTATCGGTTGCTCCGTTGTCAATATCGGTAGTGGCGACATCATTGAGGTCCGCGAGCATCTCATCCTGGGCCTGATCTGGCAGGTCATCCGTCGTGGTCTTCTCGGCAAGATTGATATCAAGCTCCACCCCGAGCTGTACCGgttgctggaagaggacgagaCCCTAGAGCAGTTTCTGCGGTTGCCTCCCGAGCAAATCCTGCTCCGTTGGTTCAACTACCACCTCAAGAACGCCAAGTGGGAGCGAAG AGTGACGAACTTCTCCACCGACGtgaaggatggcgagaatTACACTGTTCTCCTGAATCAACTGGCCCCCGATCTCTGCTCCCGTGGCCCTCTCCAGACCAGAGACCTGCTGCAACGTGCCGAACAGGTCTTAACAAACGCCGAAAAGCTGGAGTGCCGCAAATTCCTGACCCCAACCTCCCTCGTCGCTGGAAACCCGAAGCTGAACCTCGCCTTTGTTGCCAATCTGTTTAACAACCATCCCGGGCTGGAACCGATTACCGAAGAAGACAAGCTGGAGATCGAAGACTTTgatgccgagggcgagcgTGAAGCCCGAGTCTTCACCCTCTGGCTGAACTCTCTGGATGTTCAGCCCGCGGTGAATTCGTTGTTTGATGACCTGCGGGATGGCAGCGTCCTACTGCAAGCGTACGACAAGGTCATTCCTGGAAGTGTTAACTGGAGGCATGTCAACAAGCCCCCGGCGTCTGGTGGTGAGATGATGCGGTTCAAGGCGGTGGAGAACACCAACTATGCCATCGAGCTCGGAAAGCAGAACGGTTTCTCTCTGGTTGGTGTGCAGGGCGCCGATATCACCGATGGCCAGCGGACCCTCACGCTGGGTCTGGTGTGGCAGCTGATGCGCCGCGACATCACCAACACTCTCTCCGCTCTCGCACAGCGGCTGGGCAAGCGGGAGATCACCGATGCAGAGATGATCAAATGGGCAAATGAGATGTCCCGCAGTGGTGGCCGCACATCCGCGGTCCGCAGCTTCAAGGACCCGTCCATCGGATCGGGGGTGTTCCTGCTCGACGTGCTCAATGGCATGAAGAGCAGCTACGTGGACTATGACCTGGTGACCCCCGGCAAGACCGATGAGGAGGCGTATGCCAACGCCAAGCTGAGTATCAGTATCGCTCGGAAGATGGGAGCCACCATCTGGTTAGTTCCGGAGGATATCTGCCAAGTGCGGTCTCGCCTGGTCACCACGTTCATTG GCTCTCTCATGGCGACGTACGAGAAGATGTAG